One region of Halohasta litchfieldiae genomic DNA includes:
- the icd gene encoding isocitrate dehydrogenase (NADP(+)) encodes MSYDKIEVPETGEQITLADEETGELNVPETPIIPIIYGDGIGSDVGPAAQKVLDAAAEATGRSISWMRLYAGGSAREKYDENLPQETVDAIREHRVAIKGPLTTPVGAGFRSLNVALRKKLDLYANVRPTYHLDGVPSPVKNPGAMDMVTFRENTEDVYAGIEWEAGTDEVQEVKEFVEEDMGFDNTIHDGPVGIGIKPITEFGSKRLIREAIDYAINNDRPTVTLVHKGNIMKFTEGAFRDWGYEVAEEEYGEDVLTEDELWDEHDGEQPEGTVVVQDRIADNMLQQILTRTDQYDVIATMNLNGDYMSDAAGAQIGGLGIAPGANYGHGRCLAEPVHGSAPKYAGEDKVNPTAMILSGREMLDYLGWDDAAQLVRDAVEQTIVDRTVTYDLHRQIEGGEKLATSEFAEAVVENIDQLA; translated from the coding sequence ATGAGCTACGATAAGATTGAGGTTCCCGAGACGGGCGAGCAGATCACGCTTGCCGACGAGGAAACCGGGGAGCTAAACGTTCCGGAGACGCCAATTATTCCGATTATTTACGGTGACGGGATCGGGTCGGATGTCGGCCCAGCCGCCCAGAAAGTGCTCGATGCCGCCGCTGAGGCGACCGGTCGCTCGATTTCGTGGATGCGACTGTACGCCGGTGGCTCCGCCCGAGAGAAATACGACGAGAACCTCCCACAGGAGACCGTCGACGCGATCCGCGAACACCGAGTCGCGATTAAGGGCCCACTAACGACCCCCGTAGGCGCGGGCTTCCGCTCGCTCAACGTCGCGCTGCGGAAAAAGCTGGATCTGTACGCCAACGTCCGACCGACCTACCATCTCGACGGCGTTCCATCGCCGGTCAAAAATCCGGGCGCGATGGATATGGTCACGTTCCGGGAGAACACCGAGGACGTGTACGCTGGCATCGAGTGGGAAGCCGGCACCGACGAAGTCCAAGAGGTCAAGGAGTTCGTCGAAGAGGATATGGGCTTCGACAACACGATCCACGATGGGCCGGTCGGCATCGGTATCAAGCCGATCACCGAGTTCGGCTCGAAACGCCTCATCCGCGAGGCCATCGACTACGCCATTAACAACGACCGACCAACAGTCACGCTCGTCCACAAGGGCAACATCATGAAGTTCACCGAGGGCGCGTTCCGTGACTGGGGCTACGAGGTCGCCGAGGAGGAGTACGGCGAGGACGTTCTCACTGAGGACGAACTCTGGGACGAGCACGACGGCGAGCAGCCCGAGGGCACCGTGGTCGTTCAGGACCGCATCGCCGACAACATGCTCCAGCAGATCTTGACGCGAACGGATCAGTACGACGTGATCGCCACGATGAACCTCAACGGCGACTACATGTCCGACGCCGCCGGTGCACAGATCGGTGGCCTCGGTATCGCTCCCGGAGCCAACTACGGTCACGGCCGCTGTCTGGCCGAGCCAGTCCACGGCAGCGCACCCAAGTACGCTGGCGAGGACAAGGTCAACCCAACCGCGATGATCCTCTCCGGACGAGAGATGCTCGACTACCTCGGCTGGGACGACGCCGCCCAACTCGTGCGTGACGCCGTCGAACAGACGATTGTCGACCGGACGGTCACCTACGATCTGCACCGGCAGATCGAGGGCGGCGAGAAACTCGCCACCAGCGAGTTCGCCGAAGCCGTCGTCGAGAATATCGACCAGTTGGCCTAA
- the uppS gene encoding polyprenyl diphosphate synthase, which translates to MYSWVSRRLEQTYERLLRREIGDGPTHVAIIQDGNRRYARKQGDDAPDGHRAGAETSEQVLNWCEELGVKELTLYTFSTENFNRPAEENEPLFDMIASKLRELADNDRLHDREVCIRAIGEIDRLPERVREAIEYAETETAGYDGFRLNIALAYGGRNELLRAAREVTAAVEAGDLSADEIDVSTIEQRLYRQPIRDVDLIIRTGGDERTSNFLPWHANGNEAAVYFCAPYWPEFSKVDFLRGIRTYESREQSWQQSKVDRAVTLVRALGSLELEEARRVAGRLREQLPQAGVQAVTDELEAQGSTESATETELSETTSPSSAD; encoded by the coding sequence ATGTATTCGTGGGTCAGTCGACGATTGGAACAGACGTACGAGCGGCTCCTCCGCCGCGAGATCGGCGACGGGCCGACACACGTCGCAATCATCCAAGACGGAAACCGGCGCTACGCCCGCAAACAGGGCGACGACGCGCCGGACGGCCACCGTGCGGGTGCCGAAACATCCGAACAAGTCCTCAACTGGTGTGAGGAGTTGGGTGTCAAGGAGCTGACGCTGTACACGTTTTCGACCGAGAACTTCAATCGCCCCGCCGAAGAAAACGAGCCGCTGTTCGATATGATCGCTTCCAAACTCCGGGAACTCGCCGACAACGACCGGCTCCACGACCGGGAGGTCTGTATTCGGGCAATCGGCGAGATCGACCGGCTCCCCGAGCGTGTCCGTGAGGCCATCGAGTACGCCGAGACCGAAACCGCGGGCTACGACGGGTTCCGGCTCAACATCGCGTTGGCCTACGGCGGTCGCAACGAACTGCTCCGGGCGGCCCGGGAGGTCACCGCAGCGGTTGAGGCGGGCGACCTCTCGGCCGACGAAATCGATGTCTCGACCATCGAACAGCGACTCTACCGCCAACCGATCCGGGACGTCGACCTCATCATCCGCACGGGAGGCGACGAGCGAACCTCGAACTTCCTGCCGTGGCATGCCAACGGCAACGAGGCCGCGGTCTACTTCTGTGCACCCTACTGGCCGGAGTTCTCGAAAGTCGACTTTCTCCGTGGTATTCGGACCTACGAGTCCCGCGAGCAGTCTTGGCAACAGAGCAAGGTCGACCGTGCGGTCACGCTCGTCCGGGCCCTCGGGAGCCTCGAACTCGAAGAGGCCCGTCGTGTGGCCGGACGACTCCGCGAACAGCTCCCGCAGGCTGGCGTCCAGGCGGTGACCGACGAACTAGAGGCCCAGGGGTCGACCGAATCGGCCACCGAGACGGAACTGTCGGAGACCACCTCACCGAGTTCAGCCGACTAA
- a CDS encoding HalOD1 output domain-containing protein: MTVSASDSHCVDDQMYRTMFDPSTQNPCTAIVEAIEVTTGSTEVPVLAESIDPDTLLQLYRDDGSESWMLSFDHAGLEITLWGTGRLHVDASSTAKPAGTGDRTVGPDTPQ, from the coding sequence ATGACTGTATCAGCGTCTGACTCACACTGTGTCGACGACCAGATGTATCGAACGATGTTTGATCCGTCGACACAGAACCCCTGTACGGCGATTGTCGAGGCAATCGAAGTCACAACAGGGTCGACAGAAGTTCCAGTGCTCGCAGAGAGCATCGATCCGGATACGCTGCTGCAGTTGTACCGTGACGATGGTTCGGAGTCGTGGATGTTGAGTTTCGATCACGCTGGTCTGGAGATCACCCTTTGGGGAACTGGACGGCTCCATGTCGACGCGAGTTCGACCGCCAAGCCAGCCGGGACAGGAGACCGGACGGTCGGTCCCGACACTCCGCAGTAA
- a CDS encoding undecaprenyl diphosphate synthase family protein: protein MLYDTYLAVRLRRQSEDPPRHVAVVITERDLLEQGAYETLAAFFEWAVEYGAERITVSVSVLDEAVIPTLRRELAELSVPRPMAVRGPDDTEQAEEPIQISIGLGGKREFTETVRQLAEAVDAGDLSPDEIEAEQIDNRLVFREEPDLVIKTGAERLSDFMIWQSVYSELYFTDVNWRDFRKRDYLRALLDYEDRQRRFGA from the coding sequence GTGCTGTACGACACTTATCTCGCCGTCCGGCTCCGTCGACAGTCCGAAGACCCCCCACGCCACGTTGCGGTCGTCATCACCGAGCGAGACCTCCTCGAACAGGGAGCCTACGAGACGCTGGCCGCGTTTTTCGAGTGGGCCGTCGAATACGGTGCCGAGCGAATCACCGTCTCGGTTAGCGTGCTCGACGAGGCAGTGATCCCGACGCTCCGCCGGGAGCTTGCGGAGCTATCGGTCCCTCGACCGATGGCCGTCAGAGGTCCCGACGACACCGAGCAGGCCGAGGAGCCAATCCAGATTTCGATTGGGCTTGGCGGGAAACGGGAGTTCACCGAAACCGTCCGACAGCTCGCAGAGGCCGTCGACGCGGGCGACCTCTCGCCCGACGAAATCGAGGCCGAACAGATCGACAACCGGCTCGTGTTCCGGGAGGAGCCGGATCTGGTTATCAAAACCGGGGCCGAACGGCTGTCGGATTTTATGATCTGGCAATCGGTGTACTCCGAACTCTACTTTACCGACGTCAACTGGCGGGATTTCAGAAAACGTGACTATCTCCGGGCGTTGCTCGACTACGAGGACAGACAGCGGCGGTTCGGAGCCTGA
- the map gene encoding type II methionyl aminopeptidase produces MSIGPLDDDAVDSYREAGEILVETMTEARAMIEPGVTQLEVAEYAEDAIRESGAGLAFPVNISIDEEASHATPARDDDTEFGDEMICLDIGVHVDGYIADAAVTVDYTGNTELAEASEQALEAAVDAVGPGVEVGTIGGEIEAVIDGYGYTPILNLTGHGVERYDAHTGPNIPNRAVDRSVELEVGQAIAIEPFATDGRGKVGEGGTEEIYEQVSDGNVRDRRARQVLDELEAFDDLPFAGRWLDSSRSEMALRRLKMADVVKGYPVLKEADGQLVSQAEHTLIVTEDGCEVTTSGIHGFD; encoded by the coding sequence ATGAGTATCGGACCCCTTGATGACGACGCAGTCGACAGCTATCGCGAGGCCGGCGAAATTCTCGTCGAGACGATGACCGAGGCCCGAGCGATGATCGAACCGGGCGTCACCCAACTCGAAGTCGCCGAATACGCCGAAGACGCCATCCGAGAGTCGGGTGCCGGACTGGCGTTCCCGGTCAACATCTCGATTGATGAGGAAGCCTCGCACGCGACGCCCGCCCGCGACGATGACACCGAGTTCGGCGACGAGATGATCTGTCTGGATATCGGGGTTCACGTCGACGGCTACATCGCTGATGCCGCCGTGACGGTCGACTACACCGGTAACACGGAGCTGGCTGAAGCCTCCGAGCAGGCCCTCGAAGCCGCCGTCGACGCAGTCGGTCCCGGAGTCGAAGTCGGTACAATCGGCGGAGAAATCGAGGCCGTCATCGACGGCTACGGCTATACGCCAATTCTCAATCTGACGGGCCACGGCGTCGAGCGGTACGACGCCCACACGGGGCCAAATATCCCGAACCGCGCGGTCGACCGAAGCGTCGAACTCGAAGTCGGCCAAGCCATCGCTATCGAGCCGTTCGCTACCGACGGCCGCGGGAAAGTCGGCGAGGGTGGTACCGAAGAGATCTACGAACAGGTGAGCGATGGAAACGTCCGAGATCGGCGTGCTCGACAGGTACTCGACGAACTGGAGGCGTTCGATGACCTGCCGTTTGCGGGTCGCTGGCTCGACAGTTCACGGTCGGAGATGGCGCTCCGACGGCTCAAAATGGCCGACGTCGTCAAAGGCTATCCCGTACTCAAAGAAGCCGACGGTCAACTAGTCAGCCAAGCCGAACACACGCTTATTGTCACCGAGGATGGCTGTGAGGTAACAACCAGCGGCATCCACGGCTTCGACTGA
- a CDS encoding DUF7835 family putative zinc beta-ribbon protein — translation MATTPSTPDNTVEYCSDCGRETSHVVRVEIRTESQKTENAEFSREPYRLTRCVDCGSESTMRMNNA, via the coding sequence ATGGCCACAACGCCCTCCACCCCGGATAACACCGTTGAGTACTGTTCAGACTGTGGCCGAGAGACCTCCCACGTCGTTCGCGTCGAGATCCGAACTGAGAGCCAGAAAACGGAGAACGCGGAGTTCTCTCGGGAGCCGTACCGCCTCACACGGTGTGTCGACTGCGGATCCGAGTCGACGATGCGCATGAACAACGCCTAG